The genomic DNA TAGTAATTTTATTGAGTGGaatagaaatatagaaatatatgcATTTAATCAAAGACTTTCAGAAAAATTCGATATTGAGAAATTGAATCAAGCTTTTATACACAAATCATATATCCTTGATGAATTAAAAAAGCAGGAAAATATGGGAATAGAGGATCCTAAACTAGATGTGCAACATAAcgaagaatatattaaaaaaggGAGAGAAATAACTTCAGCAGTTGTAAagaagtatttaaataaaagtttaCCACGTCTTCCTGAAATTggtattatgtatgtataaactGTATGATATGTATTTGTGTATGCacataagtattataaaaaatgtatcagCTATAAtcaaaaaacaaaattttcatgTTATATAAACTGCAGATTTGAATTTCTAAATTCATTCCTAATATATTCACTTATATTTTAGGGCACTTCATGACTATCTTTTGTCTCAAGAGATATTAGCTACAGCAGCTTTACAtattggaacaaaagacatcATTTTAACTAGTGTTTGTATATAACTTAACTATTTTAGTAATTCATTGTTCTGTTACAAACTAATaactttattatatattatttaggAACATCCTGTGTCCCAAGAAACATTGGCACAAACATTTACAGCACTCGTGGGAGCACTTGCTGAAAGCGTTAATATTGATCACACAAGTGCTTTTGTCAGAGATTTTTTGATAGTAGGATTAGCAAGCAAAGATCTAACTGAAATATGGTGCCCAACTAAACCATTCGAAATGTTAAATGATGTAATTTCTACAGAGAAGAAAACACCTATAGAAGCAAGACTTATTGGACAAACTGGAAGAAATACACTTTTAGCTGCCTATCATATTGGAATTTATGCAAACAAAGAATATTTAGGTTCaggtaatatttttaaatatttgaaaggcACAAGTAtcttataacaaataattaattaattacatttgtAGGTTTTGGACAAACCATTTCAGAAGCAAGAGATGTAGCTGCTATTAATATATTAGCTCAGATGTATGGATTATACCACACAAGTCAACCATTACGAtttaacgaagaaataaatatgtcTGCTTCAAAACAGTTACCAAATTTGTAgaacgttaaataatattaattataaatgtatatatgtacatacaaaatataattaaccCTTGCTTTACAATAATGTCGTCCTACTGATATATTATTActgcaaaaataaaatgtattgaataatttatttaaacaagttaatgGAAGTATTAAACAAGAAATATAGTTTCAACAAATTATAGATAATAAAAGTAGATAAAATACTAATATAAGACTTAAAGAAATTATATCACGCATCAGTAAATACATGTTTGGAATCAATTTTCCTTTTATGTAAAACTGAACATATTTAACATGTATCGAACACGATTACcattttataaaagaaaaagcatAACTtcgtatcaaataaaaatatacagaaatatttgAAGTTGCTTGCAGTAAAAATTTCATGaaagtaatattaaaaatatattgttttgAAAAGAAGTTAACAAACATGACAATTATATACAAATCAATatcattatataaatttttttattcttgtatattatattactctatttttaagaatattttgtGAACGCAATAAACTACTTAAGTATGTATGTGGGGAAAAACTGCATAACGGTATTAGCAACGTCCGTATTATATGACATAAAATTTTGCTTATAGTGAAATAACTGAAATCGTCTCATGCTTATGgtatgatttttattaattgcTAGTTGATAATATTACGAAAATTTGTAGTATAGTTTCTCATAtgatcaaaatattaaaaaactaaCATATGCAtgtaaacgataaaattatcaaaaattaataaattatttttaaattattttatactttcttgttttaatattatttttattttgcaacCTTCTCATAAATTCAGCGCATAGCTACAATTATAACCAGAAAGTTGATTacaatacaaaaaaatatacaaaatagttcacatttttcatttctttataaGAATGAGGATTAAcatatgaattatttttacacGATTCTAGTCATATATTCTACGTTTCTATTACTAATGTTATTTCATACCGATTTATACCATGGTTGTTATTTTACATCAAAATAAAGCAACTTATTATTAATGACATtactatatacataaattataatttaagaattataataaatattttacattttcccTAAATATGAATTCCAATTCTATTTAAAGAAAAGATTCAAATCATGGAATAATACGACTACATatgtactatatatatatatatatatattttgcaattgattaaaaatatatatataagaatatgaaattacggacgaaagaatattataatttaataaaaacagCATATATATCCCCGGTATATATGTGAAGACGGCAATAAAGGAAACGGCCATATTATTTCAgaacatatttttcaaatcaaagatacttaattattataatcacAAGCAACATTtcagaaatgaaattaaattttaaaatagcaaTTTTTTTTAGATGGTATAGGAGTTAAATATCACtcaaaatttttctatatcgGTCGTAGGTATAATATTGATTACTTATGATTCATGCTATCCCCTTTAAGGTGGTTCATCCTTGTCCCCATCCGCACTCCACCGCTCTGAGTTTCCGCCACTTCTACcatctccctctttctctttctctcttcatTTTTGTTGCTCTTTTTTTACGGTCGTCTCGCTTCTTATTCTGTCTATTTCTTTTGCACTTCAGTCagtttctttctcctttccaCGCGGCatcattctttctttctttctttctcgcttATTCacttacatacatatatatatgtacgcgTGCGCGCACACAAATATACGCAATCGCACGTATTATCCCACTACTTGCTCTATTCCTGCGTGTAACGACTCAATGGCGTTGCCACACCCTTTCGCCATCGAGTAATCAGTGTTATTGTTTTACAGTTCCACTTCTGTTATTATTTCTCATTATAAGGAGCGTAATGTATCGAttcgagaaatattttaaatacatcgCGACAAGGTGTATTcgtatttaacgaaataaaacaGGGAGAAACGATGATTCAGCATTAAAATCGGTTATATCGATAATGAAGGAATAATATGTAAAGAAACCAATTTGTGTAGTCTACGCCCCTGGATTCTTGATGTTTGGGCTTGGTTTTAcagatataccatattacatatttcgtttatttcgaaacaaattttaaatttgcaGTATGAAATAGTTCATCGTTTTCTTGTTTTGCAAACTTGCAAGTTTTTGGATTTGTTTATGTACTTTAAAGTATATTTTCATCAATTTTAAGTTGCATTATAAGCTTGTGTGGTATAAGCATTACTGTAAATTCTGGCTTACaagataaataattcattttttagaTTCAAAGATTTTGAAGTTATAAATAGATTATGGgtgtttatgtaaattcatatttttatgaacacatTCAATGATATGAAATCTAAGCAAAGGTTTGATCCGTCcactatatattataacgactactttttcgaatattttgtttatttttacatttatatatgcATCCTGTACATGcatttttgcatctttaaatttcccataaaagCTCAAACATCCGCAATCTATAAGattactaatatattttattacataatttcgttttattaacatgcaatttatttattatatatataaactattctcataattattatatgtttCCATGTTGTAATATGGTAAAGTTCGAAACCGAAACATATCACAATAATAggaattgtataataaatgatGAAACCCCTTATGCCAAAATGCTGGACGTGGCACAACAAACGTAGTATAACAACAGTGATTATACTCTACTTGATTcatcatttcatttattttatatttaattgaGAATTTCTATAATCTATTGAATAGTACATTCACGATATTGGCATAAGAGAAATGATATAATGTATGGATAATAATACATTCGAGTATGCAATAcaacgtatattatatacatgaAGTAAGTTAGTGAAACGAAACTATTTCGTACGCGTACATATACAaatacatgtatgtatttaGAATATGTCAAACGTTTTTCTGAAATCTCAAGAGATCAGTGGAAAACTTCGTAGCCTGTTTAAGACTCGGTAGATCTCTCATTCTCTCGTGTATttgtcccccccccccctcttcCCCTTCTTTCTATCTCCTTCAACTCAGTAAAACGGGATTCTTTCCTTCTCTGGTCTGCCGTTCTCCGTATACTTGTGTGTTGGTGGATTGCTTGGCGTCCATGAAGCCTTTTGCGACGTTGCCATGCGTATGCCAGTAATGCATCGTTGCCGGGCTCTTGCACTGTTCCGTTCCTTTTTGCTCGTTCACACGCTCTACCCGTCTCTCTCGTACCTTCATATGTGCGCGGCCAGGATCAACCATATACCCTCCTCCGACAACGGCCGACATCCCTACCCGTACTATTCACAGCCCCTCCCGGCCCCTCCTCTTCATTTCGCTGCTCTTCCCTCTACCCAACCCTTCTCTTCCCTTCTACCCGGCCGCAAAGGCAGCGAGTTTGCTTGTGCCCGATACAGTGCCGTATACATCGCTCTTAACTTACTTGCACCTACGCTTTTGAAAgtcgaattttattattagtagAAATTAACACACCAACTGCCGCTGATATGACTATTTTTTCAGGATTGAAGTATAGTTAGATAAGAGCAATTATCAATGATTtttaagaaaagaagaatttcTTGCACTTATTTGAATTGATGATAATAAATGATGCAAGGTATGATATTTGATAACAAACTCTTTATATTCTTGTTATTGGTTTAATTACAGAGATTTGTCATTTTCTATTTCAGGATTTTAGTAAAATGATTGGGAAGATTCTGATTACGTGTATCTTcttaaagaatgaaaaatttcgaGGACAAATGTTCAATGTTACATCGTAAAATGTAGATATTCTTGAATATATGTTTTAGTTAAATATGTAAGAAAGGAAATTTGATATGTATGTTAAAGATTAAAAGTTACTCCTATTATAGCTATAATGCCActttttatttagaattaaaATCATCTGCATTCGACTAATcatcttttactttttatcgTACTTTACATCGAATCATTttatatcaataaaaaatCTAAAGTATTTGTATGGCATAGTATATTTCCCATtgtctttttcatttttactaaATGTATTAAATAGGTACTAATGTATTATCTATTtagttcataaaaattccGAATTCTAAGTGAAAGCCTAGATTAAAGAACGCGTAAcaaaaatgaatgaaaatttgaatGTAAATAGCAGTActtgaaatatgtatatcgaatagcacgaataatgaaatatataatagtaaacgataaaatttgaaaaaaatgtaaatataatgtatatacgCTACTGGAATACTTAGTTTCTTgccataaaaagaaaaaattttataaatatcataataaatGATAGTCGgacagaaataataaattcatgaTAAAAAGATGAAATTGAACATTTGATCTAACATCTaacatttcttaattttttcatcAAGATATGAGATCAAACGTTTTTGTTAAATAATGATACTTTTTCCAGTGTTTCTTCTCAGTTACATTTAATTGTCAATTAAAAGCAGTTTTTATccacacatacatacatacatacatacaacaGCATTTTGCATAGATCAGCGTTttgtcatatatatatgtaagttAACACTAGAATTATTAGTGATTAAAATAActaattcataatttttcatGGAAATTTCATAGATCgacaatatatttttaggaATTTGAATGATCATAAgattatgtatgtatgtatgtgcaTAATTGAGGATTCCAGTTCGTAtgataacaaaatttatatattttttcatataccTTCAACTTAAATTTCTTTAGCATAAACTTTATAGTTCTGGTGTTGTGAATCCTACGAACTTACCAAACAAACAATTTCATACAACATATTGTAAAACCTTACAACATTATAGTTAATACGTTTCTAAACTATCACCTTTAAGTCGCGGAGATCTTTAGGGTTGTATACATGGATCTCTCTTTCCAACATGCCGTTATTATCTAAAATAaacttttcatattttccattaatttactatatttaaaaGTCTGTCTATATTATCTTACAGATCTAAGATCCaacgatataataatatacatcaaaaaaatgagaaaaaaagggaaaaatatGTGTTCGACGAGAAGTA from Bombus huntii isolate Logan2020A chromosome 5, iyBomHunt1.1, whole genome shotgun sequence includes the following:
- the LOC126865528 gene encoding 39S ribosomal protein L44, mitochondrial, which codes for MNRLQLCFQSLMSIKYVNYGVCRYIQRWVAPTQFEITRRKRRLPPQPEPKRSNFIEWNRNIEIYAFNQRLSEKFDIEKLNQAFIHKSYILDELKKQENMGIEDPKLDVQHNEEYIKKGREITSAVVKKYLNKSLPRLPEIGIMALHDYLLSQEILATAALHIGTKDIILTSEHPVSQETLAQTFTALVGALAESVNIDHTSAFVRDFLIVGLASKDLTEIWCPTKPFEMLNDVISTEKKTPIEARLIGQTGRNTLLAAYHIGIYANKEYLGSGFGQTISEARDVAAINILAQMYGLYHTSQPLRFNEEINMSASKQLPNL